In Rosa rugosa chromosome 4, drRosRugo1.1, whole genome shotgun sequence, the genomic stretch CTGAATTGCAGAAGCCCTACAGAAGCGTTTGAGCTCTTCAATTCGGCGTCGAAACAAGTCGGCGCAAGGAAGGATCTTCAGCTTCATTCAGCGATTACTCATGTGTTGGTCAGAGCCAAACTATATATTAAAGCCAGGTGCTTGATAAAAGACTTGATACTAGATCTTCAGAAGTCCTGCAAATCCCGCCGTGCCTGTGAATTGGTTTACAATGCACTTAGCCGTTTGGAGAGGTCTAGATTCTCTGCTCGGAATGTTTTTGGAGTTTTGATCATTGCGTTATCTGAGATGGGTCTTGTTGAAGAAGCTTTGCGGGTGTATGGCAGCATTGGGGTGCTGCCAGCAACACAGGCTTGTAATGCGCTCTTGGATGGGTTGGTGAAGACGGGTCGGATTGATTCGATGTGGGAGCTTTATAATGATATGGGCTCTCGTGGATTAAGACCTAGTTGGGTTACATATGGGGTGTTAATCGAGGGTTGTTGTAAGAAAGGCGATCTCGTGAATGCACGtaaggtgttcgatgaaatgcctgAGAGAGGGATTGAAAGGACAGTTGTGGTGTATACATCTCTTATTCGTGGGCTGTGCAATGAGGGGAGGATGGTGGAAGCTGACAGCATTTTTCGGACGATGAGGAAAGATGGTGTGATACCAAATCTGTGGACTTACAATTGTCTGATGGATGGGTATTGCAAAGTGGCTGATGTCAAACAAGCCCTTGTGTTGTACTCGAACTTGCTAGGCGATGGCATGCGGCCGAATGTTGTCACGTTTGGTATTTTGATTGATGCATTTTGCAAAGTTGGCGAACTGATGGCTGCGAGGAGCGTTTTAGTGTGCATGGTTAAGTTTGGTGCTGCGCCTAATACGTTTGTGTACAATGGTTTGATTGACGGGCATTGTAAGGTAGAAGATGTTTCGGAAGCAATGGATTTGAAATTGGAGATGCAGAAGTATGGTGTTCTTCCGGATGTGTTCACTTACAGCATACTAATTAAAGGTCTATGTTCTGTTTATAGAGTGGAAGAAGCGTATCAGTTGTTGCAAAACATGAAGAAGGAGGGAGTTGCTGCAAATGCTGTTACGTACAATTCATTAATCGATGGGTATTGTAAAGATCGCAATATGGAGAAGGCTTTGGAGGTGTGTTCTGAAATGACCAAAATTGGTATAGAACCAAATGTCACCACCTTCTCTACTTTGATCGATGCTTATTGCAAGATGGGGAACATGGAAGCTGCTATGGGTTTGTACTCGGAAATGGTAGTTAAAGGCCTTCTGCCTGATATAGTAGCTTACACAGATTTGATTGATGGCCATTTTAAAACCGGGAACGTGAAAGAGGCTCATCGCCTGCATAAAGAGATGTTGGAAGCACGCCTCACGCCCAATGTTTTCACTCTTAGTTGCTTGGTAGACGGCCTTGGTAAAAATGGAAAGAGTTCTGATGCAATCAACCTCTTTTCGGAGAAAACCAAAGTCAGTTCCAATACAGATGAAACCAAGGAAATGGATGGCGACTTCTGTTCCCCAAATCATGTGACTTATACAGCTTTAATTCAGGGTCTGTCTGTAGACAGCCGGATTGTCGAGGCAACCAAGTTCTTTTTGGATATGAGAGTCAGTGGTTTGAGACCAGATGCATTCACTTACATTGTCATGTTAAAGGGCCACTTCCAAGTGAAGCATACGCTTGGCGTGATGATGCTGCATGCAGATATGATGAAGACGGGTATCATTCCCAGTATAGATATACGTCCGGTGTTATGTAGGGCTTACCAAGAAATTGGTGACCTAAAATCAGCAGCTAAGTTATTCTGAGATCAAATAGCATTCATTCAGGCCTTTGCTATTCAAATTGCGTGACAAGAGCTTTCTTGGTCATAGAGTTTGAGCCTGCAGCCCTACACAGTTTGAGAAGGAATGAAGACAGTATGTCAGGTTGGGACCCTATTCTGAGTTCAGTATCCTGTGTCATTGTGTTATTGATAGGGAAGGATTGGCATTGTTGAATAGTCCAATGCCATTACTGTGAGCAGCAAAATGCAGCTTTTAAGCGATGCCAAAGTTCAAAAGTCTTTTTTTTTGCCAAAGTTCAAAAGTCTttgttaaccaaaaaaaaagttcGAAAGTCTTTGGTTATATgtcaatttatttaatttcaagATTACGATACTAAAACTTAATGATTAAAAGTACATCCAAtgatgttctttttttttgcatcattgaactttttttttgcGTACCATTAATATTTGAATAGATATTTCAAAATCGGAATACTCGTAGATTTTTAAAATCCAAAAAATCTAATGTGAATACACCTCCTGCCTtaggaaaaaaggaaaatatgtGAGCTTTGTTTGGTTTCTGGTCCAATCAAAGTTCTCACCTTTTTTGCATTTGTCAACTTTGTCTGGTCATGTGCAGTTGTTGTTTCCTTTTCCAGTTTTCCTTATCAACCCAACTTTCCCCTTGCTTATATTTCACGGCAGCCAATATTAGCAGACATTCTGTAATATCTGAGCCCTCAGTTTTATTCCCCAACACCAAAACATCATGTTAATATCCAAATGAATTGAATTTCTAGGTAGCTAGGGGTTCCAAATATGTTAATCTCCCTTTACCTTTGATATTCCTTCCGTACAACTTCCAGTGATCCGACGCCGTTTTGGTCATGGAGAGCGGAGAGATTCAGAGGGTTGGAGTCCTTCAACGCCTTCCACTGCTTGTGATCAACTTCGTTGCTGGGACTCTGGTTCTGCTTTTTGCCCTtggtatatatctatatatttcAAGCCTTTTGTTCTTGATCAATTTTGATTcttaaagttttgaactttGAGTTATTAGGGTATTCATTGTTTGTGGAATTCCATATTTGCTTCTGGGTTTTGGTTATTCAACTCTGCCTGTATGTGGATATTAATAAAGTTGTTAGCTTTTTAGCTTCTGTATATTTAGGTGTCTTCTCAGTTGTACTATTTAATCTTtgaaaattggaaagtttaagGTCTTGATGAGCCCCAAGTGCAGAAGTTGATGATGTTAATGAAGAAGCTGCTGATATTCAAGCAGAATAAACATTGAATCATAGGTCAGTAACTGGGTGTGGACTGATATGTATCTTTGTATTGTTGTCCTATTGCAGCGGGATTTTTCGCAGGAGGCATTTTTGGTGCTTTAGCCGGTAAGGCTTCTGACAGTGGTATTGTTCGTGGAGCTGGATTGGGTGCTGTTGCTGGGGCTGTTCTCTCTGTGGAGATTTTGGAAGCTTCACGTGAGTTATTGCGTCTTGGTCGGCCTGGCTCACGAAGATCTTCATTGATGGTTAGCTATTAATCTCTAGGGTATctgtttctctttctttctatcagctgtttatttttttatgatttcCGACCTGCCAAGGTGCATAGGTGCTCGTCTTCTTGAGGATTGACTGTCATGATTTGAACATATCACGTTTCGGCTAAGACCATTTATAATTGTGAATCTATGGTGAAGCTTATACATGCATAGCATCACATCATTTTAGTTCTCTTTCAGTTTGTGAATGGTAGTCTTAATTCAGGCAGAAATTACAGAGGAGCTTATTTGTTGGAGGTTTGAGGAGGAAAACTTACCACCGCCAGAAGTGCTAAGTGCTGGCCATTGGCAGGTTTTCACTAGTTCCCCCATATATTTCTCTTTCAAGAAGCTATTACCTTTTGTAGCATGCATCTGAAACATTTGGTGCATATAGACATGCCCTGTTTTGCTGTTGGTAGTACGTGGATGTGCTTCCCTTTCTATCAAAGCATTGGTTTTAATTTCTAGCTGGTATCTTGCCACTTATTTCCTTAATCTTTCCTTCCTAGATTTTGACATAAACCCAAAATCTGTTGAAAAAAGCACTGCCCTAATGTTCTTCTCTCAATCACTTATTATCTGAAATTTAAGCTGGAATCAGCAGGTTAACTTCGCTAATCTTAACCTTGATGAGATTCGTGATGGAGTAGTTGAAACCAGAGGGTTGTCAAGGGATTTGTTCAAGAAATTGCCATATCATGAGATTCTGGGGGATACCAAGGCAGCTCGGGTTTCCTGTTGTACAATATGTTTGCAGGTTATTACTCTTTCAGAGAAGTCTTGAACTTTTACTGTGGGAATGGCTTGATGAATACAGATATCTTAAATATTCCCATTTCTGTATCAAAGAACTAATTGAAGATGGCATGGTCTTAATCTTGACTTAACAATGTGGTATATGCAGGATCTTGAAGTGGGAGAAACTGTAAGGACCCTGCCTCTCTGTCAGCATACATTTCACTTGGCTTGTGTGGACAAGTGGCTTGTTAGACATGGTTCATGCCCCTTATGCAGACAAGATGTGTGATAGAATTACAAGCTGGTTTTGTGTACAAAGGTGTTTCAATAGTCAATTGGGGAGGTCGTTTGGTGTTATAGGTTGGTTATTTGTAGCTTAGCCTTTGCATAAGGGAGGTGTTTCTTGAATTTGTGTGAAGCTGTAGATATGTCTTCACAGTTTCTGATCATGGATTGACAACATGCCCCTTTTGGGGTTGCAAATAAATGGTGTTGCATAAAAGCAGAGGTTGTGGATACGCCTTTACTAGTGGAACAGCTTGTTTCGTCATAATAGGAATGATTGCTtggttcattttattttttgaggcCAAAAGAGGAAAATATCAATGAACTTTGCATTAAGCAAAGGTAGTGTAATTCTGAAAAACAAAGCATACTCCACAAAATAGCCAAGGGCAAGGGaagcagaagaaagagaagaaatgcTTCATTAAGATGGAAGGGATCAATTACAGAGCCAACGGCTTGAAGTTTGAATTATGAAACCCCTGTAAAGGATATGGTACAGAACCTGTGTATCAGTAGGAGCACCACAAATTTGATTGCTTATTTGTTTATCTCTATTCTCTTATAAAAAATATATTGCAAGAAGTGAGAGCACATCCGAGGAGAAGATGAAGTGACGAGTACAATTTCTAACTTGTACTAAATGTCTGCAAAATATGAAGACAGTGTTACAGAGGTTAATCACAACAGAAAAAGGACCAAAACCAAAACTTCGCATCACTTATAAACTTAATTTGTCATTGTTCAAATCCATAGTTGTGTAAAATGATTGATCCACTGTTCAAACTGTGCCTAGTATATTGGTAAAAAGAATTTAAGAAAATGCTAATGGGTCCTTATCATCACTGTCGAGGCTTTCTGAGAATggtgattctttttttttttccctctttaaTAATGCGACCACAGTAGTGAAGTTGATAGTGAAGTTGATACTTGGAGAATTAATTCAAAAACCCCAATGGAGGAAAGGTGACATATATGGAAATGAAGATAAGAAATCACCTGCTGAAAACAATGGGTCATTCAGATATCAATTCACACTGCAACTGCTTCGGGCCGTTTGCTGGTTTTGATTCCTTTTATGGCTGTAAATGGACATTTAAAATCGATATAAAGATTGAATTGCATTAGCTCATCTGGACTTTTCTTTTCCCAATAATCTTCTCTTTAGCAACGATATAAAGGTTCTGAGATTTTTTGGTACATACCTGCAGCATAATCTTTAGCTCCAAAGACGGCAGAACCAGCAACAAGAGCATTAGCTCCAGCCTCAATAACCTGCCACCATAGAAAACATTTGCAAACTAGATTAGTTGAATCAACataatttgaatccagaagtttGAAGAGAAGGTAAATTAGAGTTTCTAATAGCTTCTAAGAGCTCAAAAATAAGACTTGTATTATACATAGAACAGTTCCATTTGAGTTATTTAATACATAGAACAGCTCTTGGTCCACAAACCTTGTATGCATTTGCTGGAGTAACTCCACCATCCACTTCAATCCATGGGTTCACCCCCTGTGGtaacaacaaacaaaaaccTTCAGTTCATAttttaagtgagagagagagagagagagagagagagagattatacTTTCTCCACACACAGTCTTCTCAAGTCTGAAATTTTCTTCACTTGGCTCTCTATGAAGCTCTGGCCACCAAAGCCAGGGTTTACGGACataatcaaaaccaaatcaacaGCTGAAACATGCAAGAAGATAGTCAATACCATTTTTCACCAGATGATATACTACATAACTTCTGCTATCATATTATGCAATGTTAGAATGATTTAGTATGAAATAAATCTGATATATTCTCTCTGCACTCCCCCTTTCCACACATGAATTCTATAGAAATCATTGTCTTTCAGTATTACTAAGAATCTAATTCCTAAATATCTGTGTGTAAGAAGCCTTTGCACAGCACACACCTCCGATTAAGTTCAGTCCTTGATCATCTTTTTCATTGATATTGTCCAGATTTTGTTCACCTTTTCATTTGAATTACCTCAACTATTTGTAGCCTAGCCTGTCAGAAAGCCTAGACATGAAACCCAACCTAATCCCAGATAAGCAAAATACACAATAAGGGAATGAGCCTTGACAATCAGTATCCATTTCAACGATTCAAAAGGCaacaaataaatgaataatCATAATTCGTGAGAACAGGAGAGGATATAGTATTTTTAAAAGAAAACTCACCATCGAGGACATACTCTATTGCACTTAGTGGGGTACCAGGGTTTAGGACAACTCCAGCTTTAGCTCCCAGACTCTTTATCTGAATTGTACCAAAAGTAAATGATTTTTTAAGAAAATGACTAGTAGAACAAATCCTGTTCATTTCTGGTAATGCTCCATGGTAGCATGTTATCATCATAAATGTTTAGCAAGTTAAGTGGTGTCTACAGGGTTTAAGATCTCTGTCATTAAAAACGcaaagacaaaaaaatggaCATAAGCATACATCTCTAGCTCTGGATTCACCAGCTGTGTCTAtcactcttcttctcttctctctaaACGTCATTTTGAAGGAATAGAAACCAATAATATAAGTGCTTTAACATTCAATCACAAGGATAAGGAGAAAATCTTACTTGATTAACAGCACGGTGCAAATGGATGGTGGAAGATTGTTCACAATGAACACTGACTATGTCGGCTCCAGCTTTGATAAAATCTGGCACTCTCTGATCAGGTTCCACAATCATCTGCAAGAGTTCAAGTTCACATTAGAGTTTGATTCTCATTCGACACTGATCAATCCATATCAAAACATATAGAAGAAAATTACCAGATGCACATCCAAAGGAAGATCTGTCACAGGGCGCAAGGCATCAACCACTAGTGGTCCAATGGTAATGTTTGGAACAAAACGaccatccatcacatcaacatGAATCCAGTCACAGCCTGCCAACTCAACAGCTTTTACCTAGACAAAGTGAGAATCAAACTCTAAATCCAAATTTATATGAAAATGCCACAGATATACAAAACTACAAAGAGTCTCAAACTAATACTGTTTACATTTGAAAAATGTACTGCAACCCTTATACTTCAATATCTGAAGAAAAAACTGACTGAGATAAAGAACAGAAAAGAACCTGGTCTCCCAACTTGGCAAAGTTAGCAGAAAGAATCGATGGGGAAACAATGATATCGCTTTTCGAAAACTTGTCAACCCGAGATGTAGCCTTCACCAGAGTCTTACCTTTCCTCCtgaaatcaaacaaaaataAGCAGCAGAAGCACTCTCAGAGCAGCAAACTATCATTATTAGGACATTTCCAATCCAGTTTAGCCACCTCATAATTAGAAAAAGCAAAGCACAACTTTCACAATACCAGCTTATCAAAACTGAATGAGCAGAATATCAAACAACTCAGCACTCACATTccacagaaagaaaagaaatcatatGTATATATTCACTTGCAATCTACCCATCTCAGAAACTAAACAAGTTACCTCCATCCATAACCAAAA encodes the following:
- the LOC133746020 gene encoding pentatricopeptide repeat-containing protein At5g61400; the protein is MLKLSRPNRTLFARAFGSSSSSSSSSSPADFTSTILNCRSPTEAFELFNSASKQVGARKDLQLHSAITHVLVRAKLYIKARCLIKDLILDLQKSCKSRRACELVYNALSRLERSRFSARNVFGVLIIALSEMGLVEEALRVYGSIGVLPATQACNALLDGLVKTGRIDSMWELYNDMGSRGLRPSWVTYGVLIEGCCKKGDLVNARKVFDEMPERGIERTVVVYTSLIRGLCNEGRMVEADSIFRTMRKDGVIPNLWTYNCLMDGYCKVADVKQALVLYSNLLGDGMRPNVVTFGILIDAFCKVGELMAARSVLVCMVKFGAAPNTFVYNGLIDGHCKVEDVSEAMDLKLEMQKYGVLPDVFTYSILIKGLCSVYRVEEAYQLLQNMKKEGVAANAVTYNSLIDGYCKDRNMEKALEVCSEMTKIGIEPNVTTFSTLIDAYCKMGNMEAAMGLYSEMVVKGLLPDIVAYTDLIDGHFKTGNVKEAHRLHKEMLEARLTPNVFTLSCLVDGLGKNGKSSDAINLFSEKTKVSSNTDETKEMDGDFCSPNHVTYTALIQGLSVDSRIVEATKFFLDMRVSGLRPDAFTYIVMLKGHFQVKHTLGVMMLHADMMKTGIIPSIDIRPVLCRAYQEIGDLKSAAKLF
- the LOC133746027 gene encoding NEP1-interacting protein-like 2 isoform X3, translated to MESGEIQRVGVLQRLPLLVINFVAGTLVLLFALAGFFAGGIFGALAGKASDSGIVRGAGLGAVAGAVLSVEILEASRELLRLGRPGSRRSSLMQVNFANLNLDEIRDGVVETRGLSRDLFKKLPYHEILGDTKAARVSCCTICLQDLEVGETVRTLPLCQHTFHLACVDKWLVRHGSCPLCRQDV
- the LOC133746027 gene encoding NEP1-interacting protein-like 2 isoform X4, whose amino-acid sequence is MESGEIQRVGVLQRLPLLVINFVAGTLVLLFALAGFFAGGIFGALAGKASDSGIVRGAGLGAVAGAVLSVEILEASRELLRLGRPGSRRSSLMVNFANLNLDEIRDGVVETRGLSRDLFKKLPYHEILGDTKAARVSCCTICLQDLEVGETVRTLPLCQHTFHLACVDKWLVRHGSCPLCRQDV
- the LOC133746027 gene encoding NEP1-interacting protein-like 2 isoform X1; protein product: MESGEIQRVGVLQRLPLLVINFVAGTLVLLFALAGFFAGGIFGALAGKASDSGIVRGAGLGAVAGAVLSVEILEASRELLRLGRPGSRRSSLMAEITEELICWRFEEENLPPPEVLSAGHWQQVNFANLNLDEIRDGVVETRGLSRDLFKKLPYHEILGDTKAARVSCCTICLQDLEVGETVRTLPLCQHTFHLACVDKWLVRHGSCPLCRQDV
- the LOC133746027 gene encoding NEP1-interacting protein-like 2 isoform X2, whose protein sequence is MESGEIQRVGVLQRLPLLVINFVAGTLVLLFALAGFFAGGIFGALAGKASDSGIVRGAGLGAVAGAVLSVEILEASRELLRLGRPGSRRSSLMAEITEELICWRFEEENLPPPEVLSAGHWQVNFANLNLDEIRDGVVETRGLSRDLFKKLPYHEILGDTKAARVSCCTICLQDLEVGETVRTLPLCQHTFHLACVDKWLVRHGSCPLCRQDV
- the LOC133746026 gene encoding ribulose-phosphate 3-epimerase, chloroplastic codes for the protein MSAASLCSSTLKSQITGLGGGGLKLQKPCLSQPNSLTFTRRKGKTLVKATSRVDKFSKSDIIVSPSILSANFAKLGDQVKAVELAGCDWIHVDVMDGRFVPNITIGPLVVDALRPVTDLPLDVHLMIVEPDQRVPDFIKAGADIVSVHCEQSSTIHLHRAVNQIKSLGAKAGVVLNPGTPLSAIEYVLDAVDLVLIMSVNPGFGGQSFIESQVKKISDLRRLCVEKGVNPWIEVDGGVTPANAYKVIEAGANALVAGSAVFGAKDYAAAIKGIKTSKRPEAVAV